The genomic stretch CCAGATAACCGATGGGTTCAGTGATAGTAAGATTGGGAATCTCAGCCAGTTTGGAACTTAAGCCAAGCCGTTCGATGTTCTTACTAGTCCTGGGATGCATAGGGAATATGATCCTGATTTGCTTCCCTATCTCACTAAAGGCATTTAAAAGCATTTCCAAACCACTCACTTCATCCACATTTGATGGTCGATGCAAAGTAACCAACACATAGGGCTCATGATCACAGAGACCTAACTCACTCATTACCTCTGAACTATCTGCCTTGACCCGATGTTCCACAAGGGAATCAATCATTATATTGCCCACCAAATGAATCTTCTCAGCAGGAACCCCTTCTTTCAGGAGATTAGCATCCCCATCCTCTGACGGCGTAAGAAGCAGATCTGATATCCTATCGGTAAGAACTCGGTTTATTTCTTCCGGCATTCTTTCATCAAAGCTACGTAAGCCTGCTTCCAGATGGGCTACAGGAATATGCAGCTTCTTTGCTACCAGTGCACAAGCGATCGTAGAGTTCACATCACCGGCCACGATCACCAGATCAGGTCTGTTTCCGGAAAGGATGTATTCTTCGTAGCGCTCAATAATGCGCGCAGTTTGCTGCCCATGAGTCCCGGACCCAACCTGTAAATATGCATCTGGTTCCGGCATGTCCAAGTCCTCAAAAAAGAGTTTGGACATCTTTTCGTCATAATGCTGCCCGGTATGAATCAAGGCTGGCGTATATCTATCTCTTCGTTCTTTGAGCGCCTTGTAAAGCGGTGCCATCTTCATGAAATTCGGACGGGCGCCTACAATCAAATGTATCTGTTTTATCAAGCTTCGATAACCTCTTTCAGTTTCGTTATTACTTCTTCCTGAACCACTTTAGATCTATTCAAATCCACATCGGTTCGATTACTTGTTTTCAACCGTGCCATCAGCTCTGACACATCTCTGGAAAAGAACATCTTGCCATCTCTGATCATGGCTTTGTCGACAGCCAGTAATGACTTCCCGGCAAAAAAAG from Candidatus Cloacimonadota bacterium encodes the following:
- the wecB gene encoding UDP-N-acetylglucosamine 2-epimerase (non-hydrolyzing), translated to MKQIHLIVGARPNFMKMAPLYKALKERRDRYTPALIHTGQHYDEKMSKLFFEDLDMPEPDAYLQVGSGTHGQQTARIIERYEEYILSGNRPDLVIVAGDVNSTIACALVAKKLHIPVAHLEAGLRSFDERMPEEINRVLTDRISDLLLTPSEDGDANLLKEGVPAEKIHLVGNIMIDSLVEHRVKADSSEVMSELGLCDHEPYVLVTLHRPSNVDEVSGLEMLLNAFSEIGKQIRIIFPMHPRTSKNIERLGLSSKLAEIPNLTITEPIGYLDFMKLQMNAKFILTDSGGIQEESTFFGVPCLTLRENTERPITITEGTNQLVPLDSESIVQYSMTILRGEVKKGTIPKYWDGNTAERVVKVLDKWFGFCHREH